One Mycobacteriales bacterium genomic window, CACGTACGAGATCTTCGGGTGCGGCGAGAACCCCGCCGAGAACGCCACCGGCGCACCGGCCCGCCGAAGAGCCCGCTCCAGCGCGCGCGCGAAGTCCCGGTGCGAGATGAACCGCAACCGCCCCCGCTTCGCGTACCTGATCCGCACCTTCTGCACCACCGGAGGAGGCGGCGGCCCGTCAGGCGTGCGCTGCCGGCTCATCGCGGGGGGAACGGCAGGCGCGCGCGGTACGGGCTGCCGGTCCGGCGACTAAGGGAGCGCAGCGGAACTAGCCGGACCGGCAGCCCGTGCCGCGTGAGCCCGGGAGTCACGGCACGACCGAGAGGGGCAGCAGCGTGCGCCCGGTGGGACCGATCTGGATCTCGGTCCCCATGCCGGGGCAGACGCCGCAGTCGTAGCACGGGTTCCAGCGGCAGTCGGCGACCTCGGCGGCGGCGAGCGCCTCCTGCCAGTCGGCCCAGAGCCACTCCTTCTCCAGCCCCGAGTCCAGGTGGTCCCAGGGCAGGACCTCCGTCTCGCCGCGCTCGCGCGTCGTGTACCAGCCGACGTCGATCCCGGCCGCCTCGGCGGCGCGCATCCACCGCTCGTAGGAGAAGTGCTCGCTCCACCCGTCGAACCGCCCGCCGTCCTCCCACACCTTCCGGATGACGGCGCCGACGCGCCGGTCGCCGCGGGAGAGCAGGCCCTCGACGATGCCGGGCTCGCCGTCGTGGTAGCGGAAGCCGATGGAACGCCCCAGCGTCCGGTCGGCGTTGATCGCGTCGCGCAGCAGGCGGAGGCGGCGGTCGACGGTGGCGGCGTCGGCCTGGCCGGCCCACTGGAACGGCGTGTGCGGCTTGGGCACGAACCCGCCGATGGAGACGGTGCAGCGGACGTCCTTCTGGCCGGTCTCGCGGCGGCCGGTGCGGATGACCTCGTGCGCGAGCTCGGCGATCTCGAGCACGTCCTCGTCGGTCTCGGTCGGCAGGCCGCACATGAAGTAGAGCTTCACCTGCCGCCACCCCGCCTTGTACGCGGTGGTGACGGTGCGGATCAGGTCCTCCTTGGTGACGCCCTTGTTGATGACGGCGCGGAGGCGCTCGGAGCCGCCCTCGGGGGCGAACGTCAGGCCGGAGCGGCGGCCGTTGCGGGTGAGCTCGTTGGCGAGGTCGACGTTGAACGCGTCGACGCGCGTGGACGGCAGTGACAGCGACGTCTGCGTGCCCTCGTACCGGTCGGCGAGGCCCTTGGCGACGGGGCCGATCTCGGAGTGGTCGGCGCTGGACAGCGACAGCAGCCCGACCTCCTCGTAGCCGGTGGCGGCGAGGCCGCGCTCGACCATCTCGCCGATGCCGGTGATGGAGCGTTCGCGCACCGGGCGGGTGATCATCCCGGCCTGGCAGAACCGGCAGCCGCGGGTGCAGCCGCGGAAGATCTCGACGCTCATCCGCTCGTGCACGGTCTCGGCGAGCGGCACGAGCGGCTGCTTCGGGTACGGCCACTCGTCGAGGTCCATGACGGTCCGCTTGCGGACGCGGAACGGCACGCCGGAGCGGTTCGGCACGACGCGCTTGATGCGGCCGTCGGGCAGGTGCTCGACGTCGTAGAACCGCGGCACGTACACGCCCTCGACCTCGGTCGCGAGCCGGTACAGCAGGTCCTCGCGGGTGCCGCCGGACTGCTTCCACGAGCGGACGACGGCGGTCATCTCGAGGACGGCCTGCTCGCCGTCGCCGAGCACCGCGCAGTCGACGAAGTCGGCGATCGGCTCCGGGTTGAACGCCGCGTGCCCGCCCGCGACGACCACCGGGTGGGTGGGGTCGCGGTCGCGCGCGAGCAGCGGGATGCCGGCCAGGTCGAGGGCGTTGAGGAGGTTCGTGTACCCGAGCTCGGTCGAGAACGACACGCCCAGCAGGTCGAACGCGCGCACCGGCCGGTGCGCGTCCACCGTGAACTGCGGCACGCCGTGCTCGCGCAAGAGGCGTTCCAGGTCGGGCCAGACCGCGTAGGTGCGCTCGGCGAGGACACCCGGCTGCTCGTTGAGCACCTCGTAGAGGATCATGACGCCCTGGTTCGGCAGCCCCACCTCGTACGCGTCCGGGTACATCAGGCACCACCGCACGTCGGCGGCGTCCCAGTCCTTGACGGTGGCGTTCAGCTCGCCGCCGACGTACTGGACCGGCTTCTGCACGCGCGGCAGCAGCGGCTCCAGCCGCGGGAAGATCGATTCCATGACGTGGTCCAGCGTACGTGACCGGCGCGGCGGCGGGCACCGGGTCGTTGCGGCAGGGGTGGCGCTGCTGCTCGCCGGCTGCTCCACCGGGTACCGCCGCGCCGCGCCCGCGACGGCGACGGCGACCGCCACGGCCGGGCCGGCGGTCACCGCGTCGCCGGCCGGGCCGGCGTCCGTGGACGTCGACGGCGACGGCCGCCCGGACCCCGTGACGATCGTCGAGGACGGCCCGCGCACGTCGCCCGCCTGGCGGTGGGGGGTGCGCGTGGCGCTGTCGTCGCGCGGGCCGCGCACCCTCTGGTCCGGCTGCTGCGCGATGGACGGCCAGGAGCTCGGCCCCGCCGGCGACGTCGACGGCGACGGCCGCGCCGAGGTGTCCGGCTCGGACGGCGCGACGGCGACCACGCGCGGGTGGTTCCTCGCCACGCTCTCCGGCGACCGCCTGGTCCGCGTCACCGGGCCGGCGCTCGCGACGGGGCTCGGCGAGGGCGGCCGCGAGGTGTCGTGGAGCTGCGTCCCCGGCGGGATCGTCATGACCAGCGTGGTGTTCCAGGGGACCGCCGGGACCCGGACGTACTACCGGCTGGACGGCACCCGGCTGGTGCGCGTCCGCACCGTCCACGACCGCTGGGGCGGCGGCGTCGCGCGGCCGCCGGAGTACGGCGCGTTCTCCTGCTGACCCGCGCACAACCTTTCCGGGCGTTCGGGCGTCCAACGCGACATGACTGTGGCCGGCACGGCGATCGGAGGGGGCGTGGACGTCGGTGCTGACGAGGCGCTGACCGCGTTGTACGCGGCCCACTACCGCTCGCTGGTCCGCCTCGCCGCCCTGCTGCTCGACGACCTGCCCGCGTGCGAGGACGTCGTCCAGGAGGCGTACGTCCGCGTGTACCGCGCGTGGGGCCGCATCGGCGACCAGAACAAGGCGCTCGCCTACCTGCGGCAGACCGTCGTCAACCTCAGCCGGTCGGCGTTGCGCCGCCGCCTCGTCGCGCGCCGGCTCGCGCCGCGTCCGGACGGCGCCGGCGCCGACCCGGCGTACGCCGCCGTCGAGCGCGACGCGCTCGTCCGCGCGTTGCGCACGCTCCCCCGCCGCCAGCGCGAGGCGCTGGCGCTCCGCTACCTCGCCGACCTGACGGAGGCGCAGACCGCCGCCGCCATGGGCTGCGGCGTCGGCTCGGTGAAGGCGTACGCCTCCCGCGGCCTCGCCACGCTCGGCACGTTGCTGAAGGAGACCGACCGATGACGCCCGAGGAGCTCCGCGCGGGACTCGACCGCGCCGTCGAGCCGCTCCGGCCCGGCCCGGAGTCGTACGAACGCCTGCGCGCCGGCGTCGAACGCCGCCGCGGCGCCGTGCGCCGGTACGTGCTCGCGGCCGTCACCACGGCCGCCGTCGTGGCCGTCGGCACCGCGGTCGCGCTGCCGCGCGCCGACGCGCCTGCGCCACCCCTGCGGCCGGCCCCGGTCGCGCCGAAGCCGCTACCGCCGGACGCCGAACGCCCGATGACGTTCGAGGAGGTCGTGGCGACGCGGACCGCGGCCTGCGCCGGCCGCGGGGGCATTGCGGGAGTGGTCGCGCAGGGACCCCCCGACAAGTGGCTGCTGGACGCGCAGGGCCCGCTGACCCTCTCGCTGTTCGTGCGGGAGGGCACCACGATCCCGGCCGGGCTGCACGTGGTCGTGACCGCCCCCGACGGCGGGACGGCGACCGCGATGGCGAAGGGCCTCGGCGCGCCGTCGCTGCGGTACCCGGCCGACTTCGCGGGCGCCGACACCAGCCGGTCCGGCGTGTACCGGGCCGACTGGCAGGCCGCCGACGGCACCCCGGTCACCTGCGGCGCGTTCTTCCTCGCCCACCCCCGCGGGCACGTGCTCCCGCGCGCCGGGCGGGCCGCGGACGGCGACGTGGACGGCGACGGGGTCGCCGACGTGGTCGAGGTGCTCGTGGACCCGCCGCCGCGGCCCGGCGAGCCGCCGACGCTGCGGCCGGGGATCACCTGGACCCTGCGCGCCGACCTCAGCGCGCTCGGGGTCCGCAGCGTGGAGCTGTTCGGCGGGTCCGGGTACGGCGCCGGCTCCGGCGTCGCCGACCAGACCCGCGGCCGCGCCCTCGGCGTCGTCGACATGGACGACGACGGGTACGGCGACATCCCGCTCGACCGCCGCCCCACCCCCGGGGACGGCGTCCACGCCTACGCCCACCTGGTCGCGGGGATGCTGGCGGTGGAGGACTTCCACGTGGCGAGCACCGGCGACCGGTACGGCTGGGGGTGCGCCGACACCACGCCGGCCCACCCGGGACGCGAGGTGTACGGCACCGCCCTGACGACCCGCGACGGCACCGTCACCAGCC contains:
- a CDS encoding TIGR03960 family B12-binding radical SAM protein, producing MESIFPRLEPLLPRVQKPVQYVGGELNATVKDWDAADVRWCLMYPDAYEVGLPNQGVMILYEVLNEQPGVLAERTYAVWPDLERLLREHGVPQFTVDAHRPVRAFDLLGVSFSTELGYTNLLNALDLAGIPLLARDRDPTHPVVVAGGHAAFNPEPIADFVDCAVLGDGEQAVLEMTAVVRSWKQSGGTREDLLYRLATEVEGVYVPRFYDVEHLPDGRIKRVVPNRSGVPFRVRKRTVMDLDEWPYPKQPLVPLAETVHERMSVEIFRGCTRGCRFCQAGMITRPVRERSITGIGEMVERGLAATGYEEVGLLSLSSADHSEIGPVAKGLADRYEGTQTSLSLPSTRVDAFNVDLANELTRNGRRSGLTFAPEGGSERLRAVINKGVTKEDLIRTVTTAYKAGWRQVKLYFMCGLPTETDEDVLEIAELAHEVIRTGRRETGQKDVRCTVSIGGFVPKPHTPFQWAGQADAATVDRRLRLLRDAINADRTLGRSIGFRYHDGEPGIVEGLLSRGDRRVGAVIRKVWEDGGRFDGWSEHFSYERWMRAAEAAGIDVGWYTTRERGETEVLPWDHLDSGLEKEWLWADWQEALAAAEVADCRWNPCYDCGVCPGMGTEIQIGPTGRTLLPLSVVP
- a CDS encoding SigE family RNA polymerase sigma factor — its product is MDVGADEALTALYAAHYRSLVRLAALLLDDLPACEDVVQEAYVRVYRAWGRIGDQNKALAYLRQTVVNLSRSALRRRLVARRLAPRPDGAGADPAYAAVERDALVRALRTLPRRQREALALRYLADLTEAQTAAAMGCGVGSVKAYASRGLATLGTLLKETDR